A genomic window from Macaca mulatta isolate MMU2019108-1 chromosome 19, T2T-MMU8v2.0, whole genome shotgun sequence includes:
- the ZNF791 gene encoding zinc finger protein 791 isoform X1: MDSVAFEDVSVSFSQEEWALLAPSQKKLYRDVMQETFKNLASIGEKWEDQNVEDQHKNQGRNLRSHMGERLCEGKESSQCAETVSPNLSVRKNTAGVKPYECTVCGKVFMRRSSLTRHMRSHTGYELFEKPYKCKECGKAFSYLKSFQRHERSHTGEKPYKCKQCGKTFIYHQPFQTHERTHIGEKPYECKQCGKALSCPSSLRIHERIHTGEKPYECKKCGKAFSCPSSIRIHERTHTGEKPYACKECGKAFISHTSVLTHMITHNGDRPYKCKECGKAFIFPSFLRVHERIHTGEKPYKCKQCGKAFRCSTSIQIHERTHTGEKPYKCKECGKSFSARPAFRVHLRVHTGEKPYKCKECGKAFSRTSYFRIHERTHTGEKPYECKKCGKTFNYPLDLQIHERNHTGEKPYECKECAKAFISLENFRRHMITHTGDGPYKCRDCGKAFIFPSALRTHERTHTGEKPYECKQCGKAFSCSSYIQIHERTHTGEKPYECKECGKAFIYPTSFQGHMRMHTGEKPYKCKECGKAFSLHSSFQRHERIHSCEKPLECKQCGKAFSLSTSLQKHMRMHTR, translated from the exons GACTCAGTGGCTTTTGAGGATGTTTCTGTGAGCTTTAGCCAGGAGGAGTGGGCTCTGCTGGCTCCTTCACAGAAGAAACTCTACAGAGATGTGATGCAGGAAACATTCAAGAACCTGGCATCTATAG GGGAAAAATGGGAAGACCAGAACGTTGAAGATCAACACAAAAACCAGGGGAGAAATCTAAG AAGCCATATGGGAGAGAGACTCTGTGAAGGTAAAGAAAGTAGTCAATGTGCAGAAACCGTCAGTCCCAATCTAAGTGTGAGGAAGAACACTGCTGGAGTAAAACCATATGAATGTACTGTCTGTGGAAAAGTCTTCATGCGTCGTTCATCCCTTACTAGACACATGAGGTCTCACACTGGATATGAGCTATTTGAGAAGCCATataaatgtaaggaatgtgggaaagcctttagtTATCTCAAATCCTTTCAAAGACATGAAAGGAgtcacactggagaaaaaccctataaatgtaaacaatgtggaaAAACCTTCATATATCACCAACCCTTTCAAACACATGAGCGGACACACattggagaaaaaccctatgaatgtaagcaATGTGGAAAAGCTCTTAGTTGTCCCAGTTCACTTCGAATTCATGAAAGgattcacactggagaaaagccctatgaatgtaaaaaatgtgggaaagccttcagttgTCCCAGTTCTATTCGAATACACGaaagaactcacactggagagaaaccctacgcatgtaaggaatgtgggaaagccttcattTCCCACACAAGTGTTCTAACACACATGATAACACACAACGGCGATAGACCTTATAAATGCAAGGAATGTGGGAAGGCATTCATTTTTCCCAGTTTTTTACGAGTACACGaaagaattcacactggagagaaaccctataaatgtaaacaatgtggtaaagcCTTCAGATGTTCCACTTCCATTCAAATTCATGAAagaactcatactggagagaagccctataaatgtaaagaatgtgggaagTCTTTCAGTGCACGCCCAGCCTTTCGAGTACACCTGAGAGtgcacactggagagaaaccctataagtgtaaagaatgtgggaaagccttcagtcgGACCAGTTACTTTCGAATacatgaaaggactcacactggagaaaaaccctacgAATGTAAAAAATGTGGGAAAACCTTCAATTATCCTCTAGATTTGCAAATCCACGAGAGAAatcacactggagaaaaaccctatgagtGTAAGGAATGTGCAAAAGCCTTCATTTCTCTCGAGAACTTTCGAAGACACATGATCACCCACACTGGAGATGGACCTTATAAATGTAGGGACTGTGGGAAGGCCTTCATTTTTCCTAGTGCGTTACGAACACATGAgcggactcacactggagagaaaccctatgaatgtaaacaatgtggaaaagcctttagTTGTTCTAGTTACATTCAGATACATGAAAGAACTCACACTGGggagaaaccttatgaatgtaaggaatgcgGGAAGGCCTTTATTTATCCCACAAGCTTTCAAGGACACATGAGAAtgcatactggagagaaaccctataaatgtaaagaatgtgggaaggcctttagTCTTCACAGTTCCTTTCAAAGACATGAAAGAATTCACAGTTGTGAGAAACCTCTTGAATGTAAgcaatgtggaaaagccttcagtTTGTCCACATCCTTACAAAAGCATATGAGAATGCACACTCGATAG
- the ZNF791 gene encoding zinc finger protein 791 isoform X2 codes for MGERLCEGKESSQCAETVSPNLSVRKNTAGVKPYECTVCGKVFMRRSSLTRHMRSHTGYELFEKPYKCKECGKAFSYLKSFQRHERSHTGEKPYKCKQCGKTFIYHQPFQTHERTHIGEKPYECKQCGKALSCPSSLRIHERIHTGEKPYECKKCGKAFSCPSSIRIHERTHTGEKPYACKECGKAFISHTSVLTHMITHNGDRPYKCKECGKAFIFPSFLRVHERIHTGEKPYKCKQCGKAFRCSTSIQIHERTHTGEKPYKCKECGKSFSARPAFRVHLRVHTGEKPYKCKECGKAFSRTSYFRIHERTHTGEKPYECKKCGKTFNYPLDLQIHERNHTGEKPYECKECAKAFISLENFRRHMITHTGDGPYKCRDCGKAFIFPSALRTHERTHTGEKPYECKQCGKAFSCSSYIQIHERTHTGEKPYECKECGKAFIYPTSFQGHMRMHTGEKPYKCKECGKAFSLHSSFQRHERIHSCEKPLECKQCGKAFSLSTSLQKHMRMHTR; via the coding sequence ATGGGAGAGAGACTCTGTGAAGGTAAAGAAAGTAGTCAATGTGCAGAAACCGTCAGTCCCAATCTAAGTGTGAGGAAGAACACTGCTGGAGTAAAACCATATGAATGTACTGTCTGTGGAAAAGTCTTCATGCGTCGTTCATCCCTTACTAGACACATGAGGTCTCACACTGGATATGAGCTATTTGAGAAGCCATataaatgtaaggaatgtgggaaagcctttagtTATCTCAAATCCTTTCAAAGACATGAAAGGAgtcacactggagaaaaaccctataaatgtaaacaatgtggaaAAACCTTCATATATCACCAACCCTTTCAAACACATGAGCGGACACACattggagaaaaaccctatgaatgtaagcaATGTGGAAAAGCTCTTAGTTGTCCCAGTTCACTTCGAATTCATGAAAGgattcacactggagaaaagccctatgaatgtaaaaaatgtgggaaagccttcagttgTCCCAGTTCTATTCGAATACACGaaagaactcacactggagagaaaccctacgcatgtaaggaatgtgggaaagccttcattTCCCACACAAGTGTTCTAACACACATGATAACACACAACGGCGATAGACCTTATAAATGCAAGGAATGTGGGAAGGCATTCATTTTTCCCAGTTTTTTACGAGTACACGaaagaattcacactggagagaaaccctataaatgtaaacaatgtggtaaagcCTTCAGATGTTCCACTTCCATTCAAATTCATGAAagaactcatactggagagaagccctataaatgtaaagaatgtgggaagTCTTTCAGTGCACGCCCAGCCTTTCGAGTACACCTGAGAGtgcacactggagagaaaccctataagtgtaaagaatgtgggaaagccttcagtcgGACCAGTTACTTTCGAATacatgaaaggactcacactggagaaaaaccctacgAATGTAAAAAATGTGGGAAAACCTTCAATTATCCTCTAGATTTGCAAATCCACGAGAGAAatcacactggagaaaaaccctatgagtGTAAGGAATGTGCAAAAGCCTTCATTTCTCTCGAGAACTTTCGAAGACACATGATCACCCACACTGGAGATGGACCTTATAAATGTAGGGACTGTGGGAAGGCCTTCATTTTTCCTAGTGCGTTACGAACACATGAgcggactcacactggagagaaaccctatgaatgtaaacaatgtggaaaagcctttagTTGTTCTAGTTACATTCAGATACATGAAAGAACTCACACTGGggagaaaccttatgaatgtaaggaatgcgGGAAGGCCTTTATTTATCCCACAAGCTTTCAAGGACACATGAGAAtgcatactggagagaaaccctataaatgtaaagaatgtgggaaggcctttagTCTTCACAGTTCCTTTCAAAGACATGAAAGAATTCACAGTTGTGAGAAACCTCTTGAATGTAAgcaatgtggaaaagccttcagtTTGTCCACATCCTTACAAAAGCATATGAGAATGCACACTCGATAG